In Kytococcus sedentarius DSM 20547, the sequence GCGACGGGCAGGGCCCGCAGCGCCGCTCGATGGCGAGCCGCCAGGGCGAACAGCGCCGCTACACCGCCCCTGCCGTCCGCACGGGCGTCGACTCGGTGACCATGAAGCGCGCCCTGGACCGTGCCGCCAGCCGCCAGGAGAAGTCCCTCGCCAAGATGCGCCAGGAGATCGACCGCACCCGCGCGCAGGTCCGCGAGGAGCTCGAGCGCACGAGCCGCCAGGTCAAGGAGGTCTCGCAGGGCTTCGACCGCGTCCAGCAGCAGGCCAGCAGCGACACCCAGGCCATCCGCCAGGTCTCCACGGACGCCACGCAGAACCTCCAGCGCATGACCACCGACGTCGCCTCCCTGGACGAGCGCCTGGTGGCCCTGCAGCAGCAGGTCGCGGCCGCCGAGGAGCGCCTGCAGAGCGCGGGGCTGGAGGAGCTGGGCGCCGCCCAGCGGCAGCTGGACGAGTGGCGCCAGACGGTCTCCCAGGAGCTGGACGAGGCCACCTCGCACCGCGCCACCCTGGCGGAGCAGGCCGCCTCCGACCGCACGCTGCTCGACACCATCGACCGGGGCCTGGGGGGCGTCGCCGGCGTCGTCGACGAGCTGCGCCGCGACACCTCCACGATGCAGGAGCGCGCCACCTCCCTGGACGAGCGCCTGGTGGCCCTGCAGCAGCAGGTCGCGGCCGCCGAGGAGCGCCTGCAGAGCACGGGCGCGGGGCTGGAGGAGCTGGGCGCCGCCCAGCGGCAGCTGGACGAGTGGCGCCAGACGGTCTCCCAGGAGCTGGA encodes:
- a CDS encoding DUF4446 family protein: MSEPVQNALLITAVVCAVLALLIGLWLAFHVTSLRRQRFISARVLAGAGAGDGQGPQRRSMASRQGEQRRYTAPAVRTGVDSVTMKRALDRAASRQEKSLAKMRQEIDRTRAQVREELERTSRQVKEVSQGFDRVQQQASSDTQAIRQVSTDATQNLQRMTTDVASLDERLVALQQQVAAAEERLQSAGLEELGAAQRQLDEWRQTVSQELDEATSHRATLAEQAASDRTLLDTIDRGLGGVAGVVDELRRDTSTMQERATSLDERLVALQQQVAAAEERLQSTGAGLEELGAAQRQLDEWRQTVSQELDEATSHRATLAEQAASDRTLLDTIDRGLGGVAGVVDELRRDTSTMQERATSLDERLATLVGTTDTQAQRVEQLETGATQLGERTAGLDSALRALSESGDDLDRRLKKLEHTSESALTEVALVRYDAFGDMGGRMSFSVAMLDGVGDGLIITSLNGRSHSQTYAKSVTEGRGTTRLTAEEEQAVAAARGVETTNAPEQAVRPLRQRR